From the genome of Chlorocebus sabaeus isolate Y175 chromosome 21, mChlSab1.0.hap1, whole genome shotgun sequence:
taggtgatgttccccttcctgtgtccaagtgatctcattgttcaattcccacctatgagtgagaacatgcggtgtttggttttctgttcttgagatagtttgcttccagctgcatccatgtccctacaaaggacacaaactcatccttttttatgactgcatagtattccatggtgtatatgtgccacattttcttaatccagtctatcactgatggacatttgggttgattccaagtctttgctatcgtgaatagtgccgcaataaacatatgtgtgcatgtgtctttatagcagcatgatttgtaatcctttgggtatatccccagtaatgggatggctgagtcaaatggtatttctagttctagatccttgaggaactgccacactgttttccacaatggttgaagtagtttacaatcccaccaacaatgttaaaagtgttcctatttctccacatcctctccagcacctgttgtttcctgactttttaatgattgccattctaactgggaaaacacaaatatttctgtccttgtggagtttacattctactCGGGGGAGACAGACTATAGACTGTAAGTGAATATATGAGTAAAGTGTGGCATAGCAGATGGTGAGAAGTgctacacacacccccacccccctaCCAAGGAGGGGAGACTAGGGAGTTGCTGTTTTAGCTGGGTTGGCCAGACAGGGCTTCACTGAGGTCCTATATGAGCCAACATCTGAAGGTTAGGGAGAGTGtcaggaagagcattccaggaagaaaggaagcaggTGCCCAGATCCTAAGGCAGGGGCATGATTGGAGGTTGGAAGCAGCAGCAAGGTGGGTGGTGAGGTTGAAGCAAAATGAGGCACGGGgagagtggcaggagagagatgggagagcTAGGGCATGTGgtgtggtgggtgggtggatggaagtCACGTAGGGTCTTGTAGGTCACTGGAAAGACATTGATTTTAACTATCGGTCTTGATTTTATGGCTTTGAGCACAGGAATAACGTGGTGTGGCTAACATTTTAAAAGGCCCACTCTAGCTGCTGTGCTGGGAATAGATTTCAGTGCGGACCAAGGCAAATGAAGATGTTCATATTTGTCTATTGCCACCTTTTAAAGCTTGAGACCACAGAACTGTTTATGCTTcccatttgagacagagtctctctccagCATccgggctggtgtgcagtagcaccatcatgAATCACTgttgcctcgacctcccagactcaggtgatccttttgcctcagccttctgagtagttgggaccataggtgcgttccaccatgcctggctaatatttgatttttttgcagagactgggtctccgtatgttgcccaggatggtctcatactccatcaagtgatccttctgccttggtctcctaaagtgctgggattagaggtgtgagccactgtgcgtggcctACACGTCTCATTTTTTGACATTACTTTCATATATTGATTTATATTATATTGGTAGATTCTATGTTTTTGAGGATAAAAATGAGCTGACAGATGGATTTAACTTTCTTCCATGATGGtccaagctttttttttaaaaaattaattattgatttattttagagatagggtttcactctgttgtccaggccggagtgcagtggtgccatcatagctcactgcagcctcaaactcctgagctcaaaggatcctcctgcctcagcctcttgagtagctgggattacaggcactcaccaccatgcctagctaattttaaaattgtttttgtagagtcGAGATCTCAACAGAAGGCTCATAGGCTCAGCCTTGATACCATGTGCAATTGATCAGGTCAAGTGATGTGGACGATAAGCAAAATAATTGGGCAGTTCTATTACTTTTGAATGCATTGTAAAATTTCTCAAAATGAGATGTTATTGCATTGGTAAACCTCCAATTCCATAGGTCTTGCCAGTTCTCTCATAATAATGACTGACCGGCTTATTACAGCAGCAGCACCAAAATAGATGGATATGAGTTGAGACAAATTGGGGATTTGGGCCAAATGAATTGGTGTGTTTCTCTATGTGTACTAGGTGAGTGAGATGACCTCAGATTTCTTTAAAGTTACAGAGTAGTCTAATTCTTATCACTGGAGCAGGGTAGGTTGAAGGGAGATACCTGGCTTTGTTGTGATGTGCACACAAACACTTAACATTTCATCCCAATTTTGACCACCTTGTTGGTACTAGATCAAGTTTTGAATCTCATTTTTCTTGCCTATAATGAGAAATAACTGTACACGATTATTCAAGTGAAGTTGTTAGGGCTTAATCATTGAGTaatgaaacatttattatttaatatatacctaaaataattatggcttttaaatgagattataccTTGAAAGGTAGAATTAGAACGAGGAATAgccttaatattaaaaatgtcctAGTAGAACAACAAGGTTTGGTAGGAAGTTATTTACAGCCCAAATATAAGATGGAAAATTCTAGCCACTTGTTTGAGAAAGGGAGAAGGCCTTTGGTTTCTAGAAATGGACATGCTAAACAGTGGGTAATaatgagatataattttaaatgtgtgcAGCACTCTAGAGCACATTAGTGCAGTCGCAGGAACCATGAGGTGATCTTTCCATTAAGTtcaggtgtgtgtgtatttgtgtactGTATTTAGGCTCTGCAGCTCGAAGGAAGGTATTGGAAAGCGTTGAGGGGAGCCTCTCAGAATTTCAGACCTTAGAATGGCAACTGAAAAAACCCGGGGAAAGAAAGCACGGGGAATACAAGTTTGaaggtaatttaaaaatgatctatAGTTCTAAAAGGCTTTTAAACAGAACAATGAATGGTATTTCCAAGGTTTGTTCTTTCTAGGTGCTTTCTGTAAGACTCCATGGAAAAAATTGGGTTGATCTCTTATGGCAGGAGAAAACCTATGATAGTGCTTATATGTAGATTTACTTTTgccaacaaaattcaacaaaaacaacacatctcaatattttatacttttaaaattaagaatgatGTCAACACATTAATTTGCATTTACTATCCTTGCCTCATAGAGAATTTTTCAGGATATTTCTAGTCTATAGTTTCAATGAGCTGTTTGCACattgttgtattttattacaGATAATATGCATACGCAGAGGCATTCCTTCACTTCTTTATCTTTTCCTTGATCCAAATTcagtacttttcttttcttttgtttgttttggaaacagagtctcgctctgttgcccaagctggagtgcaatggtgcgatctcggctcactgcaacctccgcctcccgggttcaagtgattctcctgcctcaccttccaaagtagcagggattataggtacccaccaccacacctagctaatatttatattttttagtacaggtggggtttcaccatgttggccaggctggtcttgaactcctgacctcaggtaatctgccccacttggcctcccaaagttctgaggtTACAGGCAAGAGTgatcatgcccagccaaattcagtacttttctgattttatgaCTTAAAAGTTATGACCTTCCCCAGGCCTGTGTGTATcagcccctctctctctctatatctcTCTGGTCTTCCTCTCACAAATGCTAAGGCAGTTTTATTCAAAGTCCCACTTTGCTTTTCTCACCCCTTTATCTTTTCCAAGAGAGGGCTGCAAAAATCTCAACTTCTCTGCCGTCTGTGTCATCTCACatttctattcacaatagcctctTGAgccctgttttccttcttttctctttttctaatagTCTCTAGTTAGGGTGACTTGTAGTTTTTGTGAAATTCTAGCTATTGCCGAACAGGTGATTTGGAGCAACTGTGAAGTTACTAAAACTCTGAGAAAGCAAAGGAAATTTGTCTCTGGCTTGATGTCGTGGTTTGAACAACCTGACTTTTCATGCATTTGTTTAAGGAAGAAACGGAGTAACATAATTTTTCAATCTTAATTATACTTATACATTAaatagaatgaaatgaaaatactgTCATCACATTTATAAAAGTAGAACAGagttttgagaaataaatgattCAGTGTTATTTGATACTTTTCTAACATGTGAATGTTATTATTCATTGATGGGTATAGCCCTGTttcttcccattaaaaaaaaaactttattttttaattttaaaaaattgacaaaaattacaTATGTTTGTAGTAGacagcatgatgttttgaaatacatatacattgtggaatggctaaaccaagctaattaacatacacaTCACCTCACATGCTTGTCAGttatttgtggtgagaatacttagAATCTACCTTTTCATCAATTTACAAgcatacaatacattgttattaactgtagtcaccgtGTTGTACAATGGGTTTCTTGAACTTACTTCTCTTGTCTAACTGAAGTATTGTAtcatttgaccaacatcttctcAACCAGTCCTCTCACTCCGAGCCCCTGGTAACTACTgctctactttctgcttctgtgagtttgactattttagattctatATGTAAGGGAGATGATGCAATAttcatctttctgtgtctggctgatttcacttaacataatgtcctccaggttcatccgtgttgttgcaaatgacaagagttccttttgtttttgagacagggtcgcactctgttgtccaggctggagtaaatGACGCGATCTTggggctcactatagcctcgactTACTGAGCTCAggcgctcctcccacctcagtccctctgctatctgggaccacaggtgcatgccactatgcccagctaattttttgtggagatgggttttcaccaggttgcccaggctggtttcaaacccctgggctcaagtgatctacccacctcaggctcccaaagtggtgggattacaggtgtgagccaccatgcccgaacagatttccttttttttaaatgctgaatggCATTCCGTTGTgcttataccatattttcttttttcattcatctgttgatggacacttaggctgcaGTGATcacgggagtgcagatatctctttgacgtATTGACTTCAATTCCTTTTGATATAGACCCTGTAGtgagattgttggatcatatggtagttctattttttcattttttgagggaactccatactattttccacagtggctgtattttccatctttattgaggtatagtttACGTACAGTAAAATGCCATATTTTCAGAGTGCAGTGCAATGAGTTTTGGCAAACGTATATATCACTGAATGTGTTACCATCACCCCAGAGTTCTCTCCTGCCTCTTTGCAGTCGGTTCTCTCTTACATCCTGCTCCAAGCAACTACTGATTTGAATTCTGGCGCTatggattagttttgcctgttctggaaCTTTGTATGTTATGCcctcttttgtgtctagcttcttttgcttggcataatgtttttgtgattcttcattatttcttcctttttgtggctgactGACCCTATCCCCCAActtctaaaataacattttttatgacTGTGACTTTCTAATCATAAAGCAGAAACCTCAGGGCAATTTAGTATTAAAAGTTCCTGTAGTTTTTTTGGTCTATAGCTTTGTTACCTCAGTTTAGAGAATCTTGGTGTGGTCATTTTCTACACAACCTGATGCCAATTGTTTACCCCCAACAAATTCTACTTCACTTTTCTTTCCATGTAGTAAGCAAAAGTGAATGAGCTGATTACATTGTACATATCCTAATGTGAAATGACACAATTGTCTTTTTCCAATCAGATAGGAGTTTGCCAAGCTTTACTGACACCCTGTAAGTTTGTCCCCCACTCTCGATCAAGAGCCTAGTTGGGTGTTGtatgacataaaatttatttttaattgtttccatGGTAACCATTACACATAGAGGAAAAAGCTGAGAACTATATTAGCAAGGTGATATGAGCAGGATATCAGAAATCAAGATTCTAACAGATTTGAACtaagatttaaaatgaaatgatttaatAGCTGGAGTCCTTAACCTAGAGGCTAAGAACTGCAGTAGAATCTAGGAATGGCTTTTAgagatatgctttttttttttgagtcggagtcttgctctgtcacccaggctggagtgcagtggtgcaatctcagctcgctgcaagctccgcctccctggttcatgctattctcccacatcagcctccggagtagctaggactacaggcgcccgccaccacacccagctaattttatttttgtatttttagtacagagggggtttcgccttgttagccaggatggtctctatctcctgacctcgtgatctgccctcattggcctcccaaagccctgggattacaggtgtgagccaccgtggccagctgGAGAGATAtgtttaaaagtcaaataaagcCACAAATGATGATAAAAGACTGGACTCTCCTACCTCATCCTACTCTAGTCCCAGTTCTAACATCTCAGAGGTGCCgacttttttagtttttcttttttaggtatttctatttctaataGTATGCTTgtgctgtgtgtgtttttttcttttttttttttttttatgttgaaaagatatatatatatatttagaattaggcAGCTGGACTCAGTTTAGATGATCCCAATTTTGTTGGCAACATCCAAAGCGTCGTAATCAGGAGCCAGTCGAACATACGCCTTTTTCTCTCCATCAGGCCGAATCAGGGTGTTGACCTTGGCCACATCAATGTcatagagcttcttcacagcctgtTTAATCTGGTGCTTGTTGGCTTTAACATCCACAATGAACACAAGTGTGTTGTTGTCTTCTATCTTCTTCATGGCAGACTCAGTGGTCAGCGGAAACTTGATGATAGCATAGTGGTCAAGCTTGTTTCTCCTGGGGGCGCTCTTCCGAGGATATTTGGGCTGCCTCCGGAGTCGCAGTGTCTTGGGCCGCCGGAAGGTGGGTGACGTgcggatctttttttttttgtggctatgGACACCTTTCAACACTGCCTTCTTGGCCTTTAAAGCCTTCGCTTTGGCTTCGGCTTTAGGAGGGGCAGGAGCTTCCTTCTTCGCTTTCGGCGCCATCTTGTGAAAAAAAcgtgtgtttttttcttaaatgttatgTATTAACTTCCAATTACGGAAGATGAGGCCTTAGCCCGCTTCCCAGTCTCTCCCCATCCTACCACATCCTCCTCCTTCATCCTCTCTATATAGTTGTATTCTAGTTTTGGTTAAATAGATGATCAGTGCTTGTCTTTTTATAACTACACTAACATGTACATCTAAGCCATACAGCATACTGTGATTATGTTTTTTCTTGTGTGCTCGTGTCGTTGTTTTCCTGGAGTTACTGATTGGATAGTCCTGTTacctttcttctgttttgtgtttCCTGGATCActtgtttcttctcttctgttttctcttgtaGTGGTGGAACACATTCTTCAGTAGTTTGCTGAGATATGGTGCATACAAAGTTGAGTTTTTGAGAGCTTGCAagcctgaaaatgtctttattctttcctCATACTTGATTGATAGTTCTTCTGGGAAataattctttcttaaaattttgaagGTTTGTCGTTCCTTTGTCTTGTAGCTTTTAATGTTGCTGCTGAGAGAAATCTGATGTCATTCTGATTCACAAGCCTTTGTATAGGtcctggtttttcctttttttctttgacagcTTTTGTGATTGTCTCTCTGTCCCCTGTGTTCTTACATGTCAGAATAATGTGTCCTGACTTGGgcctttttgctttccattttcttgagtACTTGGTGTGCCTTTTCAATCTGAAAACTTATGTCTTGGCATgctctggcattttttttttctttcttctttttttattaaaaaaaaaaaaaagagctggagtcttgctttgttgcctaggctggatgcagtggcacgatcatggctctctgcagtctcaacctcccgggctccagtgatctcctaactcagcctcctgaatagctggaactacaggcatgtgccaccatatctgcctgattttttaatttattgtagaggcagggtctccctgtgttgccagagttggtcttgaactcctgagctccagcagccctctacctttgcctcccaaagtgctg
Proteins encoded in this window:
- the LOC119626144 gene encoding large ribosomal subunit protein uL23, with the translated sequence MAPKAKKEAPAPPKAEAKAKALKAKKAVLKGVHSHKKKKIRTSPTFRRPKTLRLRRQPKYPRKSAPRRNKLDHYAIIKFPLTTESAMKKIEDNNTLVFIVDVKANKHQIKQAVKKLYDIDVAKVNTLIRPDGEKKAYVRLAPDYDALDVANKIGII